The following proteins are co-located in the Maridesulfovibrio sp. genome:
- a CDS encoding adenosylcobinamide-GDP ribazoletransferase has product MADLFQAIQVRLEKIKKIIDTARMNIFRDILITLGFMTRIGPVMEIEADDIGRTVKWMPLSGLVLGAVIVLPFWLGLFAGKFWIQSWLTVAASVYLTRGLHFDGFADIADGAGPYPDPERFWKIIKDSCSGVFGVLASVLAVLGQAVCFFYVYEAGAYGAAIWIFVLGRLGNALMSMVGKPLARPGQGSLSMRGADGLSIGVGGLTAILVGAVTVSPVVQLLAYVFCGCAILFLFRLAKRVNGVNGDFLGASVVLCELAGLLAFCALN; this is encoded by the coding sequence ATGGCGGACCTTTTTCAGGCAATTCAGGTCCGCCTTGAGAAAATAAAGAAAATTATTGATACTGCTCGGATGAACATATTTCGTGACATCTTAATTACCCTCGGTTTCATGACCCGTATTGGTCCGGTCATGGAGATTGAAGCTGATGATATTGGTCGTACTGTTAAGTGGATGCCCCTTAGCGGGCTGGTGCTGGGTGCGGTTATTGTGCTTCCGTTCTGGCTGGGGCTGTTTGCGGGCAAGTTCTGGATTCAGAGCTGGTTGACTGTGGCGGCATCCGTTTATTTGACCCGTGGATTGCATTTTGACGGCTTTGCGGACATTGCCGACGGGGCCGGTCCTTATCCTGATCCGGAGCGGTTTTGGAAAATTATCAAGGATAGCTGCTCCGGTGTGTTCGGGGTGCTGGCTTCGGTGCTGGCAGTTCTGGGACAGGCGGTTTGCTTCTTCTATGTGTACGAAGCCGGGGCGTATGGGGCAGCGATCTGGATTTTCGTGCTCGGCAGGCTTGGCAATGCTTTGATGAGTATGGTCGGCAAGCCGCTGGCAAGGCCGGGACAAGGCAGCTTGTCCATGCGCGGGGCAGATGGACTTTCTATCGGAGTCGGGGGCTTAACTGCGATCCTTGTAGGAGCGGTTACGGTCAGTCCGGTGGTGCAACTGCTGGCGTATGTTTTTTGCGGCTGCGCGATTCTGTTTTTGTTCAGGTTGGCGAAACGGGTTAACGGAGTCAATGGTGATTTCCTCGGCGCGTCAGTGGTGCTTTGCGAATTGGCCGGACTACTGGCATTCTGTGCATTGAATTGA
- a CDS encoding HAMP domain-containing sensor histidine kinase, producing MDNLPTLKKFGEQLDLLKRLIKEDNGEQADFIAQNLYENYAYARDNFLSQEDEFLGVRQNILEKDERIQMLEGKLKEAYSVHNSDFQLFAKFGRALQYVNGLKSLSGLSDMLTGVAQELGLGRIAVVLDRELCKGMPCPEIPTFYLKGCMRYIDATLDNGSNRVFLGPISRMMRPDVFFGDPEVGPELGGSCFAFGMIDKYNPGKLIGLFSIHDPSEDRFHPEMGTDFLEYFCNSVASTITDVVNHDRGELLRVDVERISRHDLKTPLNAVINIPHLLIADESDPEKVELIKNIQDAGYRMLGLVNRSYDIYRMETDSYILRPEKVDVLPLIKRIAIDLQDMLESRGSEFRVFIDDSEAGDHASFYVRGEELLLFSMFSNLLKNGIEASPAGKPITVKLCSGEFPQMAIHNFGEVPAAVRDIFFEKYSTAGKIGGTGLGTYSASLIAKVHGGSISMESGCEGTTVVVDFNPASARGGDGQLECEF from the coding sequence ATGGACAATCTGCCTACATTGAAGAAATTCGGAGAACAGCTGGACCTTCTTAAGCGGCTCATCAAAGAAGACAACGGTGAGCAGGCTGATTTCATTGCCCAGAATTTGTATGAAAACTATGCCTATGCCCGTGATAATTTTCTTTCTCAGGAAGATGAATTCCTTGGCGTTCGTCAGAATATCTTAGAAAAAGATGAACGTATCCAAATGCTTGAAGGGAAGCTTAAGGAAGCCTACAGCGTTCATAATTCAGATTTTCAGCTTTTTGCCAAGTTCGGCAGGGCCCTTCAGTATGTGAACGGTCTTAAGTCACTTTCCGGCCTGTCTGATATGCTGACCGGAGTAGCACAGGAACTTGGTCTGGGGCGTATTGCAGTGGTTCTGGATCGGGAGTTGTGTAAGGGCATGCCCTGCCCGGAAATCCCGACTTTTTATCTCAAGGGCTGCATGCGCTATATTGACGCAACATTGGATAATGGTTCCAACCGTGTTTTTCTCGGGCCTATTTCGCGGATGATGCGCCCGGATGTTTTTTTCGGGGACCCGGAAGTCGGTCCGGAGCTTGGCGGTTCCTGTTTTGCCTTCGGGATGATTGATAAGTACAACCCCGGAAAGCTGATCGGTTTATTTTCCATCCATGATCCATCGGAGGATCGTTTTCATCCTGAGATGGGTACGGATTTCCTTGAGTATTTCTGTAATTCCGTGGCCTCGACTATTACCGATGTTGTTAATCACGATCGGGGAGAACTGCTGCGTGTTGATGTGGAACGCATCTCCAGACATGATTTGAAGACTCCCCTCAATGCGGTGATTAATATTCCGCACTTGTTGATTGCTGATGAAAGTGATCCCGAAAAGGTCGAGCTGATCAAGAATATTCAGGATGCCGGATACCGCATGCTGGGGTTGGTCAACAGGTCTTATGATATTTACCGCATGGAGACGGATTCTTACATCCTGCGTCCGGAAAAGGTTGATGTGCTGCCATTGATAAAGCGCATTGCAATTGACCTTCAGGATATGCTTGAGAGCCGAGGTTCTGAGTTTAGGGTGTTCATTGATGATAGCGAGGCCGGGGATCATGCTTCTTTTTATGTGCGTGGTGAGGAATTACTGCTTTTCTCCATGTTCTCCAATCTGCTTAAGAATGGAATTGAGGCCAGCCCGGCTGGAAAACCGATAACGGTTAAGCTCTGCAGCGGGGAATTTCCGCAGATGGCTATTCATAATTTCGGGGAAGTTCCGGCAGCCGTCAGGGACATTTTTTTCGAAAAATATTCCACTGCGGGGAAGATCGGCGGGACAGGGCTGGGGACTTATTCAGCCAGCCTGATCGCCAAGGTCCACGGCGGCTCAATAAGTATGGAGTCCGGTTGTGAAGGAACAACCGTTGTTGTTGATTTTAACCCCGCATCAGCGCGGGGAGGAGATGGGCAGCTTGAATGTGAATTTTGA
- a CDS encoding cache domain-containing protein — protein sequence MFKSMKAILLLFAAGLVVATTVGVTYFAQRTVTKSVMESEFAHTQAIVDAVYQEVNNQYQSIVFSEQSAISARKEQLQNIVGISIDLIRLNYSQFKQGLITESEAQKRSIEQLRNMRYDEGTGYIWINDDTAPIPRLIMHPTMPELEGQILDRPRFKGIRSSDENLFAAFRNLGTQQGSGFIEYLWPKPLSKGLSKDQLKLSYIQYFKEWGWIIGSGVYIDDVQKQVNNRLQAVLQELRESFKKTKIGRHGYIFLFSGKPDLVIHPVYEAIPIADLINPETGKPLFMELKEAAHVDGVMEYLWDKPPRHKGDFTFRKRAYIKYFQPLDWYICSTAYMDDLEKPGLMLRNEITMLSIGVLALALMFAAILSSKIAQPLMKLTAAARAIREGGIAASDIPQEGPREIKELGTVISQMLESIKSGIEEKEHLLSALEDGNNQLSASNRQLEIKIREHARVQQELIKLRNHQKNIIDSMPSILVGVNKNGAITLWNKGATTSTGKEYEEVAGKLLSDVFPQLDKEITKAKQQIINGKTEQKVRIPRVVDDETRYENITIYPLISDGYDGAVIRLDDVTDNVRIEEMMIQTEKMMSVGGLAAGMAHEINNPLGGILQGTQNIERRLRPGMAKNEQVARQLDISLETINKYIEERGILKILSGVRQSATRAAGIISNMLNFSRKTEVHRTTCKLNELADSAVALAEQDYDLKKKYDFRKIDVVRNYQKNLPFVICSTTEIEQVMLNLLGNAAHAMQEHNCEEPMIEIKIWQDGDYVAVSISDNGPGMEENIRKRVFEPFFTTKPKGVGTGLGLSVSYFIITENHHGSFSIESTPGSGSKFTFKLPISSPR from the coding sequence ATGTTCAAATCCATGAAAGCAATCCTGCTTTTATTTGCTGCCGGACTGGTCGTAGCGACGACGGTCGGTGTGACTTACTTTGCCCAGCGCACAGTAACCAAGTCTGTAATGGAATCTGAATTCGCCCATACACAAGCCATCGTGGACGCCGTCTATCAAGAAGTGAACAATCAATATCAGAGTATTGTCTTTTCTGAACAATCTGCAATTTCAGCCCGCAAGGAACAACTACAAAATATTGTGGGTATATCCATTGACCTGATCCGCTTAAATTACAGCCAATTCAAGCAGGGACTCATCACCGAATCTGAAGCCCAAAAACGCAGTATCGAACAGCTAAGAAACATGCGTTATGACGAAGGCACCGGATATATCTGGATTAATGATGATACCGCCCCCATCCCCCGTTTGATAATGCACCCGACCATGCCGGAACTTGAAGGACAAATTTTAGATAGACCACGCTTCAAAGGAATAAGAAGCAGTGATGAGAATCTTTTCGCTGCCTTTCGAAACCTCGGGACACAACAAGGCTCAGGATTTATAGAATATCTCTGGCCGAAACCATTAAGCAAAGGATTAAGCAAAGACCAACTGAAACTTTCCTATATACAGTATTTCAAAGAGTGGGGCTGGATTATCGGTTCCGGAGTATATATTGATGACGTACAAAAGCAGGTTAACAATAGGCTCCAAGCTGTACTTCAGGAGCTACGTGAAAGCTTCAAAAAGACCAAAATTGGCAGACACGGCTACATATTTCTATTTTCAGGTAAACCGGACCTGGTTATCCACCCGGTTTACGAAGCAATCCCCATAGCTGACCTTATAAACCCCGAAACGGGTAAGCCCCTTTTTATGGAACTCAAGGAGGCAGCCCATGTTGACGGTGTAATGGAATATTTATGGGATAAGCCTCCACGTCATAAAGGAGATTTCACCTTCCGCAAAAGGGCTTATATTAAATATTTCCAACCGCTGGACTGGTACATATGTTCTACTGCCTACATGGATGATCTTGAAAAACCGGGCCTTATGCTCCGAAATGAAATCACCATGCTCTCCATCGGTGTGCTGGCTCTCGCCCTTATGTTTGCTGCCATTCTTTCCAGCAAAATAGCCCAACCACTCATGAAACTTACTGCTGCCGCCCGGGCCATCCGTGAAGGAGGCATTGCCGCTTCAGATATTCCGCAGGAAGGACCAAGGGAAATTAAGGAACTGGGCACGGTTATCAGCCAGATGCTGGAATCCATAAAGTCAGGCATTGAGGAAAAAGAACATCTCCTGTCTGCTCTGGAAGACGGCAACAATCAACTTTCAGCCAGCAACCGCCAGCTTGAAATTAAGATCAGAGAACATGCACGGGTGCAACAGGAACTGATCAAGCTGCGCAACCACCAGAAGAATATCATCGATTCCATGCCCTCCATACTCGTGGGCGTAAACAAGAACGGAGCGATTACCCTCTGGAACAAGGGAGCAACCACATCCACTGGAAAGGAATATGAGGAAGTGGCCGGCAAGCTGCTTTCTGATGTATTTCCCCAATTGGACAAAGAAATCACTAAGGCAAAACAGCAGATCATCAACGGTAAAACTGAGCAGAAAGTACGCATCCCACGCGTGGTTGACGATGAAACGCGATATGAAAACATCACTATTTATCCGCTGATCAGTGACGGATATGACGGTGCAGTAATCCGCCTTGACGATGTTACCGACAATGTCCGCATTGAAGAGATGATGATCCAGACTGAAAAAATGATGTCCGTAGGCGGACTGGCAGCCGGAATGGCTCATGAAATCAACAATCCCTTAGGGGGAATACTGCAGGGTACCCAGAACATTGAACGGAGGCTGCGCCCCGGTATGGCCAAAAACGAACAGGTTGCCCGCCAGTTGGATATTTCCCTTGAAACGATCAACAAATACATTGAAGAACGCGGCATATTGAAAATACTGTCCGGCGTAAGGCAATCCGCAACCCGGGCAGCCGGAATTATATCCAATATGCTCAACTTCAGCCGCAAGACCGAGGTGCACCGCACCACATGCAAACTGAATGAACTCGCTGACAGTGCCGTGGCCCTTGCGGAGCAGGATTATGACCTTAAAAAGAAATATGACTTCAGAAAGATAGATGTCGTCAGGAATTATCAGAAGAATCTGCCATTTGTAATTTGTTCAACCACGGAAATAGAGCAGGTCATGCTCAATCTTCTGGGGAATGCTGCCCACGCCATGCAGGAGCACAATTGCGAAGAACCGATGATTGAAATCAAAATATGGCAGGATGGGGATTACGTGGCTGTTTCTATTTCCGATAACGGCCCGGGCATGGAAGAAAATATCCGCAAAAGGGTTTTCGAGCCCTTCTTCACTACCAAACCTAAAGGGGTCGGAACAGGTCTTGGCCTTTCGGTTTCCTATTTTATCATCACTGAAAACCACCACGGCAGCTTCAGTATTGAATCAACTCCGGGCAGCGGATCAAAATTCACATTCAAGCTGCCCATCTCCTCCCCGCGCTGA
- a CDS encoding pyridoxamine 5'-phosphate oxidase family protein: MSNDQQLTHCRQLIRKCNILVLATSGEEGIHTSLMAYASSADCSEIYMVSSRNSRKWQNLSRNPRVSLLIDDRDGKLSDRRHEIMALTVKGTFVPVNDDAERERIKSAIAETVPAIADAFSGPENSIIRIKADSFQLLNGPQNSFYIDLF; the protein is encoded by the coding sequence ATGAGCAATGACCAGCAATTAACTCACTGCCGGCAACTTATCCGCAAGTGCAATATCCTTGTTCTGGCCACATCAGGAGAAGAAGGAATTCACACTTCACTCATGGCTTACGCCAGCTCTGCGGACTGCAGTGAGATATACATGGTCAGCAGCCGAAACAGCCGCAAATGGCAAAACCTTTCCCGAAATCCTCGGGTCAGCCTGCTTATCGATGACCGGGATGGGAAATTATCCGACAGACGCCATGAAATAATGGCCCTCACCGTCAAAGGAACTTTTGTCCCGGTTAACGACGACGCTGAAAGAGAAAGAATAAAGTCTGCAATTGCCGAAACTGTTCCGGCAATTGCAGACGCCTTTTCAGGCCCTGAAAATTCCATTATCCGCATCAAGGCAGACTCCTTTCAGCTCCTGAATGGACCGCAGAACTCCTTTTACATAGACCTCTTCTAA
- the acs gene encoding acetate--CoA ligase yields MSENSIENLMNEERTFDPPKEMLENSNITAQQYEEACRIADDDPEKFWAERARELLLWKRDFKTTLESNPEKNEYKWFSGGRLNASENCLDRHLDNGKRNKAALIWQGEPENEVRVFTYHMLHRKVCRFANVLKKMGVSKGDRVAIYLPMVPELVISMLACARIGAVHSVIFAGFSAVSLQSRIIDCDAKILIAADGVLRGGKTIPLKRNVDEALFECPSVEQVIMVKRTGDEIDFIEGRDTWWQDEMAAPDIGDYCKPESMRSTDPMFILHTSGSTGKPKGIVHSTGGYMTITAHTSQWVFDLKDDDVHWCTADIGWITGHSYTVYGPLALGATTLLFEGVPTYPRPDRYWEIINRYGVNIFYTTPTAIRSLMREGSQWTEKYDLSTLRILGSVGEPINPEVWIWFHEHIGKGKLPLLDTWWQTETGGILISPLPYVGKLKPGSTGHALPGIKTTIVRSDGSEASANEGGHLLITKPWPGMLCTIHNDDARYRRTYFERFPGSYETGDGARIDEDGFHWIMGRLDDVINVSGHRLGTTEIESALIAHPDVTEAAVVGIPHEVKGQSVYAYVTLRNGLDQDDETRTDLCDWVSEKISPIAVPEAIQFSEGLPKTRSGKIMRRILRSIAVGENDFGDTSTLSDASVINDLIEGQKVLFE; encoded by the coding sequence ATGAGTGAGAACAGCATTGAAAACTTGATGAACGAAGAGCGGACCTTTGATCCCCCAAAGGAAATGCTGGAAAATTCAAATATAACGGCACAGCAATACGAAGAAGCCTGCCGCATTGCAGATGATGATCCCGAAAAGTTCTGGGCAGAAAGAGCACGTGAGCTGTTACTTTGGAAACGGGACTTTAAAACCACCCTTGAATCCAATCCTGAAAAAAATGAGTATAAGTGGTTTTCCGGAGGCAGGCTGAACGCCTCTGAAAACTGCCTTGACCGCCATCTGGATAACGGCAAACGCAACAAGGCCGCTTTGATCTGGCAGGGCGAACCGGAAAATGAAGTTCGGGTCTTCACATACCACATGCTACACCGCAAAGTCTGCCGCTTTGCCAATGTACTCAAAAAAATGGGTGTATCCAAGGGTGACCGGGTTGCCATCTACCTGCCCATGGTTCCCGAGCTGGTTATCTCCATGCTGGCCTGCGCCCGCATCGGGGCAGTACATTCAGTAATTTTCGCCGGATTTTCCGCAGTCAGCCTGCAAAGCCGGATCATTGACTGCGACGCAAAGATCCTCATTGCCGCGGATGGAGTACTGCGCGGGGGCAAAACAATCCCCCTGAAACGTAATGTGGATGAAGCACTTTTCGAATGCCCGTCAGTTGAGCAGGTCATTATGGTCAAACGCACCGGGGATGAAATTGATTTCATCGAGGGCCGCGACACATGGTGGCAGGATGAAATGGCAGCACCGGACATTGGAGACTATTGCAAACCTGAATCCATGCGTTCCACAGACCCGATGTTCATTCTGCACACCTCCGGGTCCACCGGAAAACCCAAAGGCATCGTGCACAGCACCGGCGGCTATATGACCATAACCGCCCACACCAGCCAATGGGTCTTTGATCTTAAGGACGATGACGTGCACTGGTGCACTGCCGATATCGGCTGGATCACCGGGCACAGCTACACTGTATACGGACCGCTGGCCCTTGGAGCCACCACCCTGCTCTTCGAAGGAGTCCCGACCTACCCCCGACCGGACCGCTATTGGGAAATCATCAACCGCTACGGGGTAAACATCTTTTATACCACCCCGACAGCAATCCGCTCCCTCATGCGTGAAGGTTCGCAGTGGACCGAAAAGTATGACCTTTCCACCCTGCGCATCCTCGGGTCCGTAGGCGAACCCATCAATCCTGAAGTCTGGATCTGGTTCCACGAACACATCGGCAAGGGCAAACTTCCCCTTCTGGACACATGGTGGCAGACCGAAACCGGCGGCATCCTTATTTCACCGCTGCCCTATGTGGGGAAACTCAAGCCCGGATCAACCGGTCATGCACTCCCGGGAATCAAAACAACCATTGTGCGCAGTGACGGCAGTGAAGCTTCTGCCAATGAAGGAGGGCACCTGCTGATTACAAAACCATGGCCCGGCATGCTCTGCACCATTCACAATGATGATGCCCGCTACCGCAGGACTTACTTTGAGCGCTTTCCCGGAAGTTATGAGACCGGGGACGGGGCGAGGATTGATGAAGACGGATTCCACTGGATCATGGGACGCCTTGATGACGTAATTAACGTATCCGGCCACAGGCTGGGTACCACTGAAATTGAATCCGCACTTATCGCCCATCCTGATGTAACCGAAGCCGCAGTGGTAGGCATTCCACATGAGGTTAAAGGACAATCGGTATACGCATACGTTACCCTGCGCAACGGACTTGATCAGGATGATGAGACGCGCACAGACTTGTGCGATTGGGTTAGCGAAAAGATCAGCCCCATTGCCGTACCTGAAGCCATCCAATTCTCTGAAGGATTGCCCAAGACACGTTCCGGCAAAATCATGCGCCGCATTCTGCGCAGTATTGCGGTGGGTGAAAACGACTTCGGTGATACTTCGACCCTATCTGACGCTTCAGTAATCAACGACCTGATTGAAGGACAGAAAGTTCTTTTCGAGTAA